The following are from one region of the Heterodontus francisci isolate sHetFra1 chromosome 34, sHetFra1.hap1, whole genome shotgun sequence genome:
- the LOC137348416 gene encoding uncharacterized protein yields the protein MTTDFRSFNRHYFRSISSECSSVSPHTSLYFESAVSPPIASVCCSGSDPIVYSCHWLDQQCSGTGICTSAPTENFLHCRVTGSASIMGNRLSPLLIIISLLKWSHQDTVEQPVAEITVEEGNNVTLSCTLKTTDPNPYVYWYSQQLGQPPHYMFRLIGGNVHRNTGITVRFSATFDKAAKITELTIGNTLISDTAVYFCAMQPTLLLRCSRTHRSHGDSVTHLLSSDVKTEGEAVTLSCTYDTTWSDYSLYWYRQHLDTQPEFVLWKYTGGGEDKADFAKIRFCVKLQTATKFTNLTISWPQLTDAAIIKLGDQPLFNEECRMACQMQQQAYAVSAYETTNQDYLHAKQRNQHAIDWVKRSHDQRIRSTILPHPVVNGGGQLNN from the exons ATGACCACAGACTTCCGAAGCTTCAACCGTCACTATTTCCGCTCCATCAGTTCCGAGTGTAGCTCAGTGTCGCCGCACACTTCGCTCTATTTCGAGTCTGCGGTATCTCCGCCCATAGCTTCTGTTTGCTGCTCTGGCTCTGACCCGATTGTGTATTCTTGTCATTGGTTGGATCAGCAGTGCAGTGGGACCGGGATCTGTACTTCTGCTCCGACAGAGAATTTCCTGCACTGTAGAGTTACAGGTTCAGCAAGTATCATGGGGAACCGTCTCTCACCGCTTCTCATCATTATATCACTTCTCA AATGGAGCCACCAAGACACAGTGGAGCAGCCGGTTGCTGAAATAACTGTTGAAGAGGGAAATAACGTCACACTGAGCTGCACCTTGAAAACAACCGATCCTAATCCTTATGTGTACTGGTACAGTCAGCAGCTCGGGCAGCCTCCACACTACATGTTTCGTCTTATTGGAGGGAATGTACACAGGAACACAGGTATCACTGTTCGGTTCTCTGCTACGTTTGATAAAGCTGCCAAGATTACCGAGCTAACGATCGGCAACACCCTGATCTCCGACaccgccgtgtatttctgtgccatgCAACCCACACTGCTGCTGAGATGTAGCAGAACCC ATCGGAGTCATGGAGATTCTGTCACTCACCTCCTTTCTTCGGATGTTAAGACAGAAGGAGAAGCGGTGACTTTAAGCTGTACCTATGATACTACATGGAGCGACTATTCTTTATACTGGTATCGACAACACCTAGATACACAGCCCGAGTTTGTACTGTGGAAATACACAGGCGGTGGTGAAGATAAAGCAGACTTTGCTAAAATCCGTTTCTGTGTAAAGCTCCAAACCGCGACTAAATTCACCAATTTAACCATTTCGTGGCCGCAGCTGACTGACGCTGCCAT catcaagctaggggaccaacccttattcaatgaagagtgcaggatggcatgccagatGCAGCAGCAGGCTTATGCGGTATCAGCCTATGAAACTAcaaaccaggactacttgcatgccaagcagcggAACCAGCATGCAATAGACTGGGTTAAGCGATCCCAcgaccagcggatcagatctacaatactgccacatccagtcgtgaatggaggtggacaattaaacaactaa